CTGCTCAAAAGTTAAATAGCCGACGGTACGGGTGATTCTCACCAATTTTTGGTGAACTACTTTAGATCCAACACCACGTGCTGAGGGAGATTGCATACGATGATTGCAATAGGGCATATGCAGGCTGTTGAGCATTACTGCAGATACTCAAAGTCTTCAGTTATGCCCACCTGAAATTTAACGACAATACACGTCAGAAGAAAGCAGAATTGGTTTGTGAAATAAAATCGTCTTGTCGAGGACATGATGATATGCATTGCTGAGGGAGTGAGGGTGCAAACAAGCCCACGCTTTTCCCCAAGATGAAGCCATATCTCAAACTTTATTAGTAGTTGTTACGTGTGACATCAATCAAATCAATCCATCAAAACTACTCTATCTTCACCTTCGAAACATTCAATTCTTTATACACATGTTTCCATCTCCTAGCAAGCACAAACTAGTAAAAGGATGGCAGGAACTTCTGAATTCTGGTGTCCTATTTGATTATGCCGGCAGCATGGCATGCCATTTTACTCTTAGTTTCTTAAACACTTAAATTGATCAAGCTGAACACATACGGTGAAGGAGCTCTACTGGACAAAAAGGCTTCACAATTAAGTGGGCAAGCAGCTTCGAGGGATATAAACACAATGCCTCACGTAGATCCACTACTCCATGGATAAAAGATACATGGCACAAGCCACATCTAGTCCACGAAGATGGGTTAGTCGCAGCCTTTTTTATGCCTGATGGCAGTCATAAGTTTGTTATGTTATTATAGGAGACATGAGCTGCAAGAACAAATAACAGATGGACATGGTTTATTGGCTCATAGTTATAGAGCTGGTCCGAAGTTAGCTATTGGGTTATTGTGGTCAGTTGACCGGCCGAGAGCAAATTCCTTTGTAAATATGTGATActtaatactccctccggtccataaTAAGTGTCGCAGCTTTGAATTAAGGTTGAACTAagcttagttcaaaactgcgacacttgcttcggatcggagggagtattaattagtaGATGACAGTGACACCGGTGCAATGGAGGCTGCCCCGCTCCTCTTCTCAGGTGTCTACACCCCTGTTCTAGAGCCCAAATGGCAAGCATACAGCAAATTCTAGTGTTCATGTACCGCAGCCTTACATAATCAGCATAACCATCATGTTACAGCAATATTACTGAAGGAAAAGAAAGAGTTCCAGAACATTGTGTAGGTAGTTAACAAGAAAGAAGAAATATATTGGCTGACCAGCAAAAAAGATCTAGCTGTGGCTAGCAAGGACTTGAAGGATAATAAAGGTTTACTGTACATGCATGCTAATTTACTTGCTAATATAGTAATATCAATGAGGCAGGTGATCTTAAGTTTCCTATATTTATGGTTTCATCCATTTGAATGTTTTTTATGCTCATCAATAGTTATTGTTGCACTTGCCCAGAACCATGTCAATCCACTCTGTACTGTACCAATGAAAATGTCCAAGCAGCATTCTACTAACTACAAACTGTTGATTCTTCCAATCTTCAAGCGATGCTTATGAATCATTGGTTTCAATCATATATCGACCCAAGAAGTCAAGTAACAACATGCCATCTCTCTAGTTTCCAAATTTCCCTTCCAAATTTTAATCGTATATCGACCCAAGAAGGGCAGAAAACATACCTCCCTGTACATGTGTTCAAGCTGTTCTTTTGCTTGCGGGAATGTAGTTGAACACCATTGTTGCAAAGTGAAGATGTTGTCTGAAGTTTCATTCAAAATGATATTAGCCTAAGTGATGATAGGCAACCGAAAGCATAAAGTTGACAAGTGGAATTAATagtacctgtccatctgttagCTGCCGAATGGGCAACCTCAGTAGCATCCTCTGCAATCATCACCATACAGTTTAGAATAAAGTAATTTACTGCAAGAACTAAGATGAAACGGGATGTTTGCATGGAAACAAGGTCAGAGCGATGTATCAAAACAATAATGTCCAAGTGCCAACGCCCATAGTAAAATGAGGAATGATGGATCTCATACTCATCGCCTCTAGTGCAGATGGATCACTATCAGCATAGGCAGCTAGTTCTTCCTGAAACGAGTACAGAAAATGTTGAGCTGCACATGGCACTGATAAGAACTAATTAAGAGATTAACAGATGTAAATGAACCTTTAACTTCTTATGGCGTAGCTCTACAGCCTTCAGCTCCTCCAAAGCGTCTTCTCTCTCATCCTAGAGGAATGTACATGAGTTGATCTACATGCTCCTTGCACAGCTCAATAGAGGAGATGGAGAACAACTTACAGTGTCTTCCCTGCCTCTTTTCAAGTCGTCTCTCTGCTCAAGAAGCTCCATGTAACGTTTTTTAGAGTTTGAAAGATCAGACTCCAGCTTATTGTAGGTAGTCCTCAGCTAAAAACAAATTCAAAGAAGAGGATTAGCCTGAATCTCTATTCTAACATTTAATGATCAACAAGGATACGGAAGTGCACTAGAAAGAGATTAATTTATTGAGATTTTTCTACTCTGCATCACTGTTATAAGTCGCTCTTAAGAAGTTACAGGTGATGGACTTAATTGGTATCAACATGTGTTGTTGGTTGTCGTGGAAGTCCAACCATACATACATGCAAAGTCAAAGTTTAATAATGACATTATGCAATGAAAGAAGAGCAGAGTTCAGTTTATCATAGCAATACCTGATTTCCGGCACAACTGGGAAGACTCCAAAAGTACACCTGCAAGGATACTAATAAGTTCAGAAACTAGAAACTAGAGGTACATGGATGATAATGTAAGTCAAACAAACAATTGGCATGCCCTCTCTTTGTGATGCACACAGCATGCAAAGCTACAGTATGTTCGACTCATGCACAATATCTTGAAGAACGTATTATCTTAACTAAATCATTGAAGAACACGATAAGTCGATAAACCTTTTGTGAATTAAAGATAGATCAACTTAATGCATATCCTATATGCAAATAGCTACATGACCGGGAAGTGTGAAGACAGTTATTCTTTTCCAATTCATGCTACACAAACATATAAGCAGAAATTCTACAATAACTGGTAAGCAGAAGAACTTACAGAAGTTCCTATTTTGTCTCTCAAGACAAGATCATCATCCACCAGGCTTTGCACAACATCCTTAACAGACTGGCTGATCACTCCTTTTTTAGGACCCATCTTCTCAAGCTCTTTAAGCTGAAAGAGCAAAGACAGTTAGAGATTTATGGAACACCAAAACATATTGAACAGTCTACACGGAGAAACAATAACTATGTACATATTAACGAGTGTTTGTAAGGCAAAAAAACAAAAGGCGGCATGCCTGCATGAGCATCCAAACCTAAACTTTAAGTACACTGAAAACAGAAGTTCATCAAAGCATGATGACACTGGTATACAGTTGTATATAGTACTCCATCAGTGTATATTGAACCTACATGTACATATTGAACCTACAACTTTAGCCTAAACTTTTAAGTATAACTTTGACCTAAACTTTAACCATCAGTGTAGTAATGATGACGCTGCATGTGCATATTGAACCTACAACTTTAACCTAAACTTTGGAGTATTATACATACTGTTAGCACTAATATATACAGTTGTAGGTTCAGGTATTAATGGTGAAGAGTAGCTGGAAACAGATACTGATTTCTTGTGGAAAAATACATAATGTAAGATGGAGGTGACAATTTGATACTTTAAAATCAATACATAGCACGAAAACAGGAATGAACTGCAGAAATTAGCTTGGCATCTGGCATATCACTAGCTTACTTCAATCACCAACTTTCCAAAGTATAATTAAACTACATAAAAGACCTGTCGGTACATCTTCAAGCTAAAACTTCCACATTAGCACCAGAAAGAAAATAACCCATGAGTTTGTTGCTTCTGAACAAAAAGCAGTCACTGCAAACAGCTAATCTTGCTATACTGAGGTAGAATAGTACAACGAAATCTCCACAGAAGATCTTACCAGATAGAAGTCTTGACTCTCGTAAAATATTTGAAGCATTTGCTCCCGCTTCTCCTCCAAGGAAAGGCCCCTCTTCttagactaagcatgatatggaaaATAATCAGCTAAACATCATCCATTTATTTTACAGTATATAAAGATGCTTGCAGATACAAGAAAAGGTCAGCACAATTCCAAATTTGTCGTAGGGAATGTAGTACTACCAACACAGCCCCATGGCATTGTAAACCCCGACTGCACCCAGCAGCATACCCAGTGACCCACAAGCAACTGACAGTCTGAGATTTGCCGAGGCAGCACGTATGCTACGCCAAACTGAATTATATGGCTGTAAGCTGCAAAATGCACCTTAAATACGATGGCCGGCAGCGTGATAGCGGAAAACCTAGTGCCGGAAGGAAGATTCACAGTCCGAAATGTACCGACCTCTCCAATCTAAGACTCCTCGGTGTACAACCCAACTACCTCGCGCGCAAGAGGGAACTTCGCTTCCAGTTCAGCCGATTCAGGGACCCGGCGGCGGCCCCGACCAAATTCGGCGGCGACTGGTGCGCAAGGCTGAAGAAGAGGGTCGGGAGGAAAAGGAACTCACCATTGCAGGCTATAGAGCACCGCCGAGCCGGTTGAGAGGGAGGGCGGGGCGGCAGCCGGTCGCCGGAGACGGGAGGTTGGCGTCGCCGGAGAGTAAACGCCCGCCGAGAGACGCGAGAGCGAGAGGGGAAGGCCGGTCGGTTTCGGTTTGCTTCTATAGACGAGGGAGCGTTTTGGACCCCGGGGCCTGCCTAGGAATTGGGCTCCTGGGCTGCGCCGACGCAGGCCCGCGGCCTGGGCCCGGAACCCGACTTGTCTCTGCCTCTCCCACCCACGCGGAGTCGAGTCGGCATCATTCCATCGTCatattctctctctctcctccccgattCCCCACCACCACCCATCGCACCAAATTCCTTTCTAGGGTTTGGTTCCCCCGTCCGGTCTCTCTCGATCAGGTAACTCTCCCTTGCCATCCGCCCTCCCGCCCGATCCGATCCAGCGATTCGAGGCCTCGCATCTCCGTCGATGAATTTCCCCCCATTTTTTGCACGCCAAGTTTCGGCTGAATCGGCCGGTCGTTGCTTGTAGATTTATAAATTTGTTGAAATTTTTCTGAGGGGGAGGCTAGATTCCCATCCTTCCGGAAGTAAATAAATAGGGATGATCGCTTGCATGCATGCGTCTAGGGTTTATTTCGGTGGATTATGTTCCGTAGACCTGTTACCTTTTGTGTGACCACCATGGCGGTGTCTTGATTGGAGCTTAAAGGATTGTGTAGCCATGGATAAGGGCCTCTTCGCCAACGACGGCTCCTTCATGGAGAGATTCAAGCAGATGCAGCAGGAGATGCAGGACAAGGAGAAGCCCGCAGCCCCCGCCACCACCACTGGTGCTGTCTCCTCTGCGCCGGCCAAGCCTGTCAACCCCAAGACGCCCCTTGTCATTGTGGCAAACAAGGGGCCGCTCGAGGTGAAGAAGTCCGGCTCGGTCTTGTCGGGCGGGAAGCTGGCCTTTAGCCTCAAGAAGAACAAGATCCCCATTGTGCCTGTCAAGTTtggagccgaggaggaggacgacgatgacGTTGCCGGTGTGGAGAGGGGGGATCATGCGAAGCGGCACAAGTCCATTGATGCTCCCTCAGCTGCTGCCCCAGCTAGGGTTGTTGGTAATCATTTTGTTTCATTTGCTGCTATTACTGTATTTCTCTCTTATGAATACTCTCTGAGATCATATGCCCTTACCATGGGTAGTAGCTTTAAGGGCTTCGAATTCTGACAAATATTTTTGAACATTAGAAATGTTGTATCTTCTATGCACATGTGTTCAATTGTGATCAAGATTGTCTCAAATGTGATGAACTTATTCTGAGCTAAACATGTTGGTGCAAAAAACAGTTGTTTCTTGGCTCTTGACCTGAGAATTGCAATACTTACAAAGATACACTGCTTATCTGATATTTTAATCATCATAGTATTTAAATCTTACCTGTCAACTTAACTAATAAAATCAATTGACATTGCACAACACCAGTGAAACTCTGCTTTTGCCTAGCCATGCATAAATTAGCAGCTTGTCAAATATGGACTTCAGTCCTCAGCATCTAATATGCTCCAACTGgtgttatttaactaataaaatcaaTTTACATTGCACCAGTGAAACTCTGCTTTTGCCTAGCTATGCATAAATTAGTAGCTTGTCAAATATGGACATCGGTCCTCGGCATCTGTAATATTCTCCAACTCCTATTATTTAACTACTAATAAAATCAATTTACATTGCACACTACCAGTGAAAATCTGCTTTTGCCTAGCCATCCATACATTAGTAGCTTGTCTAATATGGACATCAGTTCTCAGCACCTGTAATATGTTCCAAATGCTATTAGCAGCAGAAAGTTGTGAAGGTTTTGGTTTTTTTTATGGCTGCAGCTTATAGATTAACTGTATCGACGTGGCTGGGAAGGATGTTGATTGAAAGGGTTGGAAATATGGCGCTACTGCTACTGCAGTAATTTGCATTCCCTTGTTCACGCGCTTGATATTAATGAGTTCTTAAGTGACATGCAGCCTCAGCACCACCAAATGATATGACAGTGAGGCAGGTTGCTGACAAATTAGCAAGCTTTGTTGCCAAAAATGGGAGACAGTTTGAGGATATTACACGCCAGAAGAATCCTGGAGATTCACCATTCAAGTATGACGGCCCTAGCTTTGCTTATCAACGCAAAAAAAAAATGCTTACATTAAATTTGGAGATCGGAATTGTATTGCAATAATAAACTCTTAACCTTTGGTTATTTGCAGGTTTCTGTTTGATAAGAACTGTTCAGACTACAAATATTATGAGACTCGGCTTGCTGAAGAGGAAAAGGTGCATGCTCAGACAAAGGATGCTCAGGCTTCAAAAATTGGTTCGTGTCAGACAGACAATATCATTACTTTTGGTATCACTTATCATCAATGCAAGTTCTGATGGCATATTTTCTTGGTAAAATGCAGTTAATTCAAGCACTGCAAGCTCCATAGCACATACTGGTACACAGAGAAGCTCATTTGAACAAAGATCTAACTATCAAACACCTGCTTCCGCTTTATATGGGGCATATGAAGGTAGTTCATCCCAGGGAAGCTCATCTAGTCATGGTAAGTTACTTGAGGTGTCTTTGCGGATCACTTTCCTTTTCTTAAGCTTGCGTGCTACTCTGGTTTGATTGCTTCCACACTATTCCAAAGTTGGGTACGCATGTTATGTAATGTTTTCTTGAGTTCGCAGTTCTGCTCCGTCACTTAATTCATCTGATTTTCTTCTCTGAGTTTTTTGGCATGCTCTGTACTGTAGTATTCGTGTAGCCTAATGAATAGAATGGACATATTATGATGTGCCTTTATGTGAACACCTGAACTCTATATCCTGTTATCATCCTACATT
Above is a window of Triticum dicoccoides isolate Atlit2015 ecotype Zavitan chromosome 5B, WEW_v2.0, whole genome shotgun sequence DNA encoding:
- the LOC119308738 gene encoding SURP and G-patch domain-containing protein 1-like protein isoform X1, whose protein sequence is MDKGLFANDGSFMERFKQMQQEMQDKEKPAAPATTTGAVSSAPAKPVNPKTPLVIVANKGPLEVKKSGSVLSGGKLAFSLKKNKIPIVPVKFGAEEEDDDDVAGVERGDHAKRHKSIDAPSAAAPARVVASAPPNDMTVRQVADKLASFVAKNGRQFEDITRQKNPGDSPFKFLFDKNCSDYKYYETRLAEEEKVHAQTKDAQASKIVNSSTASSIAHTGTQRSSFEQRSNYQTPASALYGAYEGSSSQGSSSSHGGQSMSAPSDPVALMEFYMKKAAQEERKRPPRQSKDEMPPPPCLIQGPPKKGHHMGDFIPQEELEKFMARCNDAAAQKATKEAAEKAKIQADNIGHKLLSKMGWREGEGLGSERSGRADPIMAGDVKQDHLGVGAIQPGEVSSEDDIYEQYKKRMMLGYRHRPNPLNNPRKQYY
- the LOC119308738 gene encoding SURP and G-patch domain-containing protein 1-like protein isoform X2, translated to MDKGLFANDGSFMERFKQMQQEMQDKEKPAAPATTTGAVSSAPAKPVNPKTPLVIVANKGPLEVKKSGSVLSGGKLAFSLKKNKIPIVPVKFGAEEEDDDDVAGVERGDHAKRHKSIDAPSAAAPARVVASAPPNDMTVRQVADKLASFVAKNGRQFEDITRQKNPGDSPFKFLFDKNCSDYKYYETRLAEEEKVHAQTKDAQASKIVNSSTASSIAHTGTQRSSFEQRSNYQTPASALYGAYEGGQSMSAPSDPVALMEFYMKKAAQEERKRPPRQSKDEMPPPPCLIQGPPKKGHHMGDFIPQEELEKFMARCNDAAAQKATKEAAEKAKIQADNIGHKLLSKMGWREGEGLGSERSGRADPIMAGDVKQDHLGVGAIQPGEVSSEDDIYEQYKKRMMLGYRHRPNPLNNPRKQYY
- the LOC119308741 gene encoding meiotic nuclear division protein 1 homolog; translation: MSKKRGLSLEEKREQMLQIFYESQDFYLLKELEKMGPKKGVISQSVKDVVQSLVDDDLVLRDKIGTSVYFWSLPSCAGNQLRTTYNKLESDLSNSKKRYMELLEQRDDLKRGREDTDEREDALEELKAVELRHKKLKEELAAYADSDPSALEAMKDATEVAHSAANRWTDNIFTLQQWCSTTFPQAKEQLEHMYREVGITEDFEYLQ